Genomic segment of Mucilaginibacter sabulilitoris:
ACGCAGGTCTTTAGCGTGCATATCAAGGCAATAAGCACAACCATTAACCTGTGATACGCGGAAGTAAATTAAATTTAAAAGTGATTGTTCAACCGGCGATTTTGCCAGGTATATCCCTAAACCATACATTGCCTTCATGGCATTCTGACCTTTTTCGAAAAGATTAACTCTTTGTTCCATTTTGTTGCTGATTTTATTAAATATTTAGATTATACAGCAATGATGAATGAGATTATGGAAATAGGACAATTGCCGTAAAAAAACTTCAGCAATTAAAAAAACAGCACTCGGTTGTCGAAAAGGGCAGCGCCTTATGGGTGAGATACATTATTCACAATAATTTTTTGCCGGATGCTTTCTATATTTCCATTCATGTCCGAACCATCCATTAAAAGAGTGTAGGTTCCTGGTTTATCGGTAGTGTAGAATGAAAACATCGCTTTGCCATTTTTATCAGTAATAATATTGGGCGACCAATAAATAGTAGAGCGCAAGTCGGTAAACGAGGTATCTGCCTGGGTTTTTACCGTATAACGTGGCGAATAGAATTGCTTTTGCGGGCTGAAAGCTAAGGGTTTGTACATATAAACACCGGGCGTTTTCTTTAAAAAGGGGCCGGAACCACTATATGTTGTTACCTCAACAAAAGCATGATCGAAGGGAACAGCCAGAGGATCTAAAAATCTGGTGGTGTAACTGCTCACATATCTGGCAGATCGCATCACCTCAATGCCTTTAATATCTTCGGCTGTATAATAATCAAGAAAACTTTTAACATAATGCATAAACGCCGTAGGGCCGCTGCCATCATAAGTAAAGGAAAAAGTTATATCAACACCATCAATAATCAGGTGCATAAACTGTCCGTTAATATAATAGGCATACGGATTCTTGCCCGAGCCCAAATGGAAACCCTTTACTTTTTGAGTTAACAAGTCGCCCAATTTGGCTTTCCCGGCTTTTTCCAGATCTTCGGTGGTTAAAGAAAAATCCGAGCCGCCGTCACTGTTCAGGTTTTTGGAGTCTTTAATTATTTTTTTATCTACAATTTTCACCTCTTTAAGCATATTATGGCCTAACAGTTTTTCGTGCTCTTTTTTGTAGCTTAAATAGTTATCCAGGGTTTTTATGCCACTGCTGTCGATATTTACATACCAGGGAATCATCCGTTCTGTTGACGCAGTAAATACGGGTGGTTTAAATTCATCCACATCAATGCCCACATTAAAGCTTTTTCCTCTTTTATTTCTGGCCTGTATAATATATATGGCGGTGTCTGAAGGGTAAATATCATTGAAATTAAATACACCGGCTTTGTTTGTAAGGGTATCCCTGATAAAGGATGGTTTTTTTGACAGCAGCATAACCCCGGCTTTTTCTACCGGCTTGTTAAACATATTGCTTACCTTTCCTTTTACTGCAAACGCCTGTTCTGCCGGGTTTAAAGCAGGCGTTATTGGCCGAAACACCGTCGGCCAATCATAATTCACCCATCCCTGTGCCAGCAATAAATTATCAAGATGCTGCCATTGTGCAGCGGTTAAACCTGATTGAAAATAATAACCGGGATCTTCTACTGTCCCTTTCAGATCGGAGGTTAACAGCAGGGCCGACTTTAGGGTGTTATTTTTTAAACTATCGTTTTTTACCTGGCTATCATCAGTTATGGCAACAGAGAAACTGCCCAGAACGGGCTGCCCGTTTTTGTCAGTCACTTCAATACTGACAGCAACACTATCGCGCTTTGTGTAATATCTTTTGTCACTGGAGAGGGCAATACGGAGGTTGTCGTTCCGGTTTATATAAACAATGCGCTCATTCAGGGCTTGTTTATTAATGTTTAATAGGGAAAGCCGGGCTATACCGGTAGGAAAGGATGTTTTGCTGATCCTGATCTTGCTTGCTCCGTGCCTCAGCCTGATCACGGCCCCATAACAGGCAATGCCACGCGATTGGCCCACCAGGTAATAAACCGGATTGGCCGCCTCAAGATCGGCTGTTGCTGCAATGTTAATTTCGAGGGAATCCTGGGTCAGTTTATTAATTACGTTTAGCACTTGCCCTGATGATTTTACCGGTGGCAGGTCGTATGGTTTGGAGTATAAGCCGTCAGGTAATTTTATTTTGGCGGTGTAAGTTTCACCGGGCTGCGGGATGATGTCAAATGAGCCAATGCCCAGATGTGCCGATTGAAAAGCGGCTATTTGCTGCTGTTTGTTATTGTAAATTAATCCCGAAACTGAAGTCCCCCGGCCATCCTCGGCTATGGCTTTAAAAGCGATATGGGTATTGATGCCCGCTACCATATAACCTCCTTCGGGCATAAACTGCAGGTCGGTATATTCGGGCCGGTTAAGTATAACAGGTATGCTGAGTATTGGTCCGGACTCATCTTTTTTTAAGGATTGCAGCGTGACGGCAAGTTTGCTTGTATCCGCTTTTTCCGGAACATCAAAATTAACATCTATTGATCCGTCGACCGAGGTCTGAACCTTATCCCTGTACCATACCTTATTGCCCGTTGTTATTTTGAGCTGAAAACTACCCAGCACAAGCGGCAGGTGATCTGTTTTATGAATTTGTAAACCTATCCCAATATGCTGCTTTCCTTCAACCTGTTTGGTGGTAAATGCCGACCGGATCAACAGGTCGGTTTCGCCGGGACTGCTGATGTAAAATTGTTTTTTAAATATATATTGTGTGTCAAAGTTGCGCATCCAGCTGGTATATGCCCTTAAAATGTAACCACCCTGCGGAAATTCCTTTTCGCCAAGCGCAATATCTCCCCAGCCCAAACCCATATACATGGATACCATTTCCCTTTTTACCACTTTGTTTTGCTCATCGGCAATTTCAATATAGGCCATCCCGCTTTTGTCTGAGCCGGCAAGATAGACGGCGTTGAATAAATAGGCCTTAAACCGCAAGGTGTCGCCGGTGGTGTAGACCGGTTTATCTGTTTGGAGATATATTTTTTCAGAAGCAAGGGAATCGCTCCGTTTTGTCACGGCATTGACAATATCCCTTACCGCCACCCGCGGATCGGTTTGGCCATAAACAGCCTTATTTTGTAGGAAAAGGAACAGCAAAAGAAAGGTGAACCATAAGATTTTCATAGGTATTATGACGATGGTTTACTATGAATTTAAAATTAGGCAATAATTTCTTTTTCAGCTACTTAATTTGAAAAGTATTATTAGTTTTTAAGGTTATTATTAAGTATAACGCAGCCTGATAAATATTAATCAACAGGATAAGGCCCTGTTTAAGCAGGTATCGGGATCAGCCTGCAGGTATTTGGGTAGTATTGAACAATGGAGGTAGGAATGAGTATTTAAATAAGGATGATCTAAGGCATTGATTAGTATATGCTCAGAAACCATTAAAAGCAGCTTTTACATTCTGAACCTTAAAGAAACGGATCGGCCCAGCGCTTGTGCCAATTCGGGGTCAATTACCGGGCCGTCACCCATTTGTACCCATGCGCCCCGGGTGTCTTTCTGTAATGTTATTTTTTCACCGTTTAATAATATTTCAAGCTCTGTAGTAGCTTTATTTATTGGCGTTGTATTAATCTGATAAACGTGATCGGTATCGTTATATGTTATGCGTAGTGGCAGGCCCATCTTTTTCTCCTCGGGGTAAATATACAATTGTTGACAACAAAAAATGCATTTTAACGAAAATGGAAGAAATAAAATTCCCTAATTCATATAAACACAGCTAACCGAAATGTCATCGAACGAGGAACGAGGAGAAATCTTGTGTGATCTTGCCCGCTAATTTTGCCTGTCGAATACGATTTTTCTTTTGTCCAAATGACAACTTATAAAGATTAGGCAGCCAGTTGGTATCCAACCTTTTCAATAAGACTGTTCATGCCGAATGGTTTGTGCAATATATCATCAGGCGCCCCTTTTTGGTTTAAAAAGCTTTCGATATTATCATTGTCTGAGCAAATGATTACCGGGAGGGTTTTTGTTTCCTTGTTGAGTTTTAACAAACGGCATAATTCAAGGCTATCCATGCCGGGTAAGGTTATATCAAGAATGATCAGGTCGGGGTGGTTGGTGCGGATGCTGTTGAAGATATGATCGGCACGGGTGGTCGCAATTACATCGTAGCCGCTGCCCGTCAGTATGTAATACATTACCTCTGTCATTAGTTCGTCGTGATCTACCAATAATATTTTCTTTGCCATGATCTTTTCCATCCCTGTTTTTTTAATGCAAAGGGCATGCCATTGATTAGCATAGCGTTATGGGAACCGATAACATGGAAATTTGTGCTGAACGAAGGGCCGTTATAAAACAATCGGGCTTGACCGGCAACGGGATAGGTAATAACCCAATCAACCAGTCCCTAACACAACAACAGCATCAAAATATGCCGGTCAAGACCCGATTAAATAATATTATATGTGTACAAACAGTTCTTCTTTTGGCCGGCGTACTTTGATCATTTTACTGTACTTGTCATCGTCTGCACGGAAGCCAACTGCGGCTATAACAGAGGTTGTAAGCCCTTTTTCTTTCAGGCCTAATATTTCATCGAATTTTTCGGTATCGAAACCTTCCATCGGACCGGCGTCAACACCCAGGTCGGCAGCGGCGCTTAATAATACACCTAAGGCAATGTAAGCCTGTTTGTGCGCCCATGCTACCTTTTGCTCATCGTTGCGGCTGCTCAGAGTACCTAATATTACTTGTTCCAACCCCTCTAAGCTTTCGCGCTCCACACCGCGTGTTGACGCAACAAGATCAACAAATTTTTTACCAAAGTTTTCATCAAGGTTTGTTTCGGCAGCAAACACAAACAGGGCCGATGAGTCGGTAATTTGTGGTTGGTTGTAGCCAGCGGCCTTTAATTTCGCTCTTGTTTCAGTGTCTTGTACAACAATTACTTTAAAAGGTTGTAAGCCATATGATGATGGCGCCAGCTGAACAGCGCTTAATAAACTATCTAACTGTTCTTCAGTTACTTTTTTATTGGGATTGAATTTTTTAACGGCGGCGCGCCATTGTAATTTTTCTATGAATGACATGATATCTTCTATTTGTTAAACAAAATTAAATGTTTAAACATGTATCATAGTCATTTATAGGCAAATTAGGCGTTTAAACATTTAATTTACTTATAATGGATAAAATTTAACCTTGCCACCAGCATTAATAGGATTTGGAAACAGATTTGATAATGTCTAAAAATAGATGGAAATTGCTTCAGGAACCGCTCTTTTCTTCCATTTTTATATCACCTTTAATTATACAATATTTTTAATATGAAAAAAGTAACAGGCCTTGGCGGCGTATTTTTTAAATGCGATAATCCGCAAGCTATGAACGAATGGTACGCCAAAAACCTTGGATTGCCTACCGGCGAATACGGAGTAACATTTGAATGGCGGCAGGATGATGATCCGTCTAAAAAAGGATCCACAGCCTGGTGCACGTTTCCGAAGGATACTAAATATTTTAATCCGTCGGCCAAGC
This window contains:
- a CDS encoding NAD(P)H-dependent oxidoreductase codes for the protein MSFIEKLQWRAAVKKFNPNKKVTEEQLDSLLSAVQLAPSSYGLQPFKVIVVQDTETRAKLKAAGYNQPQITDSSALFVFAAETNLDENFGKKFVDLVASTRGVERESLEGLEQVILGTLSSRNDEQKVAWAHKQAYIALGVLLSAAADLGVDAGPMEGFDTEKFDEILGLKEKGLTTSVIAAVGFRADDDKYSKMIKVRRPKEELFVHI
- a CDS encoding response regulator — translated: MEKIMAKKILLVDHDELMTEVMYYILTGSGYDVIATTRADHIFNSIRTNHPDLIILDITLPGMDSLELCRLLKLNKETKTLPVIICSDNDNIESFLNQKGAPDDILHKPFGMNSLIEKVGYQLAA
- a CDS encoding VOC family protein, whose amino-acid sequence is MKKVTGLGGVFFKCDNPQAMNEWYAKNLGLPTGEYGVTFEWRQDDDPSKKGSTAWCTFPKDTKYFNPSAKPFMINYRVENLVALVDELKKDNVTIIDEIAEYDYGKFIHVLDPEGNIIELWEPKDE